A single Paenibacillus sp. FSL R5-0517 DNA region contains:
- a CDS encoding glycosyltransferase family 2 protein, with translation MNPLVSCIITTHNRAELLKNALRSVREQTHPYLEIFIVDDGSEDQTPEICQAWARDDSRIRYIRVPYPKGANHARNVGISQANGKYIAFLDDDDEWMADKIKTQAEVLERTQESFTFCSKYLAYTNEQHQVVKRKLSVEPRDIVRYEDLLTFNWIGETSKIMVLTSLAREVRFDENLTSAQDYDFYLRILKRGYIAVNVKEPLVDINIHSGPRISTSTTAKYKGQRKIILKYYNDMSKEQKRRQLHHYRMLEWSRNTLRNNVYLKKALSLYPWWKDWVLLKRNTKIMMQGFLMRFHARRAVGTYREEPVRMKLK, from the coding sequence ATGAACCCCTTGGTATCTTGCATCATTACGACCCATAACCGGGCCGAGTTATTGAAAAATGCGTTGAGAAGTGTACGAGAGCAAACACATCCGTATCTGGAGATTTTCATTGTGGATGATGGATCAGAAGACCAGACGCCAGAGATCTGTCAGGCTTGGGCCCGGGATGATTCACGGATTCGGTACATTCGGGTTCCATATCCCAAAGGAGCCAATCATGCACGGAATGTGGGGATATCCCAAGCCAATGGCAAGTACATTGCCTTCCTGGATGATGATGATGAATGGATGGCCGACAAAATTAAAACCCAGGCGGAAGTGCTGGAGCGTACGCAGGAATCGTTTACCTTTTGCAGCAAGTATCTCGCATACACGAATGAGCAGCATCAGGTGGTCAAACGGAAATTGTCGGTGGAGCCTCGTGATATTGTGCGGTATGAGGATCTGCTTACATTCAACTGGATCGGGGAAACGTCCAAAATCATGGTACTTACCTCGCTTGCCCGTGAAGTTCGATTTGATGAGAATCTGACATCCGCTCAGGACTATGATTTTTATCTGCGCATATTGAAACGAGGCTACATTGCCGTGAATGTGAAAGAACCGCTCGTGGATATCAATATCCATAGCGGGCCGCGCATTTCAACCTCCACAACGGCCAAGTACAAAGGCCAACGCAAAATTATTTTGAAATACTACAACGATATGTCCAAGGAACAGAAACGCCGCCAATTACATCATTATCGAATGCTCGAATGGTCGAGAAATACTCTGCGCAATAACGTTTATTTGAAAAAAGCACTGTCGCTGTATCCCTGGTGGAAGGATTGGGTGCTGCTCAAGCGTAATACCAAAATTATGATGCAAGGTTTTCTGATGAGATTTCATGCAAGGCGCGCAGTTGGAACGTATAGAGAGGAACCTGTGCGAATGAAACTAAAGTAA
- a CDS encoding glycosyltransferase, producing the protein MENPTVYMLPKMIENNKFNELLSDSIENKGWEVKQFTKKDLIKLRKNDVLHFHWPSFYYRGSSVLSTVIKSILYVLMICFARLRGVKLFWTVHNIWPHNSGKTRFDYWMRKILVRNCSKLIVMGKPLISEICSTFGIDPSRIEVIPHGHYKGVYQGKGVNIRSRFGIPEDSYVYAFFGQVSPYKGVDDLLEAFKELDSDQAHLLIAGKKVKDYDLGEEFLESGHIHTHFHFIEDDEYSDYFDAVDSIILPYKQIATSGSAILALTFCKPVVAPRIGLLEEYLPDDCAVLYEPSDPDGLLKAMNMIRLKQSEFQEGSGFVKALERLDWPVIAQRTLTLYSS; encoded by the coding sequence ATGGAAAATCCGACGGTGTATATGCTGCCTAAGATGATTGAGAACAATAAATTTAATGAGCTGTTATCCGATTCCATTGAGAACAAGGGATGGGAAGTAAAACAGTTTACCAAAAAAGATCTAATCAAACTGAGAAAAAATGATGTGCTGCATTTTCATTGGCCCAGCTTCTATTACAGAGGTTCATCCGTGCTGTCAACCGTGATCAAATCCATTCTATATGTATTGATGATTTGTTTTGCGCGGTTGCGCGGTGTCAAGTTGTTTTGGACGGTGCACAATATCTGGCCTCACAACAGCGGTAAGACGCGTTTCGATTATTGGATGAGAAAAATACTGGTCCGAAACTGCTCCAAGCTGATTGTCATGGGCAAACCCCTGATCTCTGAGATCTGTTCGACGTTCGGGATTGATCCCAGCCGGATCGAGGTTATTCCGCATGGACATTACAAGGGCGTGTATCAGGGAAAAGGCGTGAATATTCGCTCCCGGTTTGGCATCCCGGAGGATAGTTATGTGTACGCGTTCTTCGGTCAGGTGTCACCCTACAAGGGCGTGGATGATTTGCTGGAGGCATTCAAGGAACTGGATTCGGACCAGGCCCATTTGTTGATTGCCGGTAAAAAAGTGAAGGACTACGATCTCGGTGAAGAATTCCTCGAGAGCGGTCATATTCATACCCATTTTCATTTTATTGAAGATGATGAATATTCGGACTATTTTGATGCGGTCGATTCCATCATTCTGCCATACAAGCAAATTGCAACTTCTGGTAGTGCAATTCTGGCTTTGACCTTCTGTAAACCGGTGGTGGCACCACGGATTGGCTTGTTGGAGGAATACCTGCCCGATGATTGTGCGGTACTCTATGAACCTTCGGATCCGGATGGATTGCTTAAAGCGATGAATATGATCCGTTTAAAACAATCGGAGTTTCAGGAAGGCAGTGGTTTTGTCAAAGCGTTAGAGCGGCTGGATTGGCCAGTGATTGCCCAAAGGACACTTACCCTGTACTCCAGTTAG
- a CDS encoding O-antigen ligase family protein, whose protein sequence is MQKTGILAALNMKSFNIILFSLIIVFAAIYLPLVSVVALVAVILLGVYIKQPSWIFMILIVSFSLSIDKIFSIHLAGLDSLSFYKLAILGFVISLFLRFGIRKDLIYPALAIVFLFVESYFLSDLPSKVNPLDPFKAFLGVIVPFLLLMPHFSREISQRIIRVLAWLPLFSLAGGYILQLAGILSITNLEMSGVTRLQGANIAAHLAMLCFISICVCLIQIKQGHQVVLYYMLTLTHLVILVQTGTRGPLIALIPIILVYLFDQLKAFIKGRVSAIIPLILFVVAVAYMVIAQWDNYEMRSESKGLSGRDVAWNYFIGKANEYPIFGRGLGSTLVANDGSIFSGFVVPHNEYIRFYYDGGLVGAILLFLSLLLVFRAVFFRLSGMIRLYFAGMIIGFLTYSFFDNTLSTVHLIAPFCIFLNALYATGKGVHSNSGAEAEVDIQVQRAKDASFSKEIRT, encoded by the coding sequence ATGCAAAAAACCGGTATACTTGCTGCATTAAATATGAAGTCGTTTAACATCATTTTGTTTTCACTAATAATCGTCTTCGCAGCAATCTATCTTCCGCTAGTTTCAGTTGTTGCACTTGTAGCTGTGATTCTGCTGGGCGTTTATATTAAACAGCCCAGCTGGATTTTTATGATTCTTATTGTAAGTTTCTCATTGTCCATTGATAAGATATTTAGCATTCATCTGGCAGGACTGGATTCGCTGTCCTTCTACAAGCTGGCGATTCTGGGTTTTGTCATTTCTCTTTTTTTACGATTTGGTATTCGAAAAGATCTGATATATCCTGCACTCGCAATTGTTTTTTTATTTGTGGAGAGTTATTTTCTATCGGATCTGCCCAGTAAGGTTAATCCGCTGGATCCATTCAAGGCCTTTCTAGGAGTCATTGTTCCTTTTTTGTTGCTGATGCCCCATTTTTCAAGAGAGATCAGTCAACGAATTATACGTGTACTCGCATGGTTGCCACTGTTCAGTCTCGCTGGTGGTTATATTCTACAACTCGCCGGCATATTGTCCATTACGAACCTGGAGATGTCGGGCGTAACCCGGTTACAGGGAGCTAATATCGCCGCGCATCTGGCCATGTTGTGTTTTATCTCGATCTGCGTCTGTCTGATCCAGATCAAGCAAGGCCATCAGGTTGTACTGTATTACATGCTTACCTTGACACATCTGGTTATTCTGGTCCAGACAGGAACAAGGGGACCACTTATTGCACTCATTCCAATTATTCTGGTCTATCTTTTTGATCAACTGAAAGCCTTCATCAAAGGCAGAGTCAGTGCCATTATTCCTCTCATTCTATTCGTTGTGGCCGTCGCCTATATGGTGATTGCGCAGTGGGACAACTATGAGATGAGATCAGAGAGCAAAGGCTTGTCGGGAAGGGATGTAGCCTGGAACTATTTCATTGGCAAAGCGAATGAGTATCCGATATTTGGACGTGGGCTCGGCTCAACGCTCGTGGCTAATGATGGAAGTATCTTTTCTGGCTTCGTCGTTCCGCATAATGAATACATTCGTTTTTATTACGATGGCGGGTTAGTTGGAGCCATCCTGTTGTTTCTATCGTTGCTTCTGGTATTCCGTGCCGTATTCTTCCGATTGAGCGGCATGATCCGGTTGTATTTTGCCGGTATGATTATCGGTTTCCTGACCTATTCCTTTTTTGACAATACCCTGTCCACCGTTCATCTGATTGCTCCATTCTGTATCTTCCTGAACGCATTATATGCTACGGGAAAAGGAGTACACTCCAACTCAGGGGCTGAAGCAGAAGTGGATATACAGGTACAGCGAGCCAAGGACGCATCCTTTTCAAAGGAGATTAGAACATGA
- a CDS encoding CpsD/CapB family tyrosine-protein kinase has protein sequence MSRLTNDNNSLVTYFNSKSQISEGYRKLRTNIQFSSIDSHIKKIMVASAEAGEGKTTTISNLAVTYAQEGKKVLLIDADLRNPSLHQVFSVPNHIGLSSVLSNQYGVEEVLRESYIDNLQLFTSGPIPPNPSEMIGSNRMKRLMEKLEDQYDVIMFDTPPVLAVTDALIVSSLCDGVLLVVNSGKVKKELVKKTKAALEHVNARILGAILNNIKNVAVPVGYGEK, from the coding sequence ATGTCACGGCTAACCAATGATAATAACAGTCTGGTGACCTATTTTAACTCCAAATCTCAAATCTCGGAGGGGTACCGTAAATTGCGGACCAATATTCAGTTTTCCTCAATCGACAGTCATATCAAAAAAATCATGGTTGCTTCAGCCGAAGCCGGTGAAGGCAAGACCACCACCATTAGCAACCTGGCGGTCACCTATGCTCAGGAAGGCAAAAAGGTTCTGCTGATTGATGCCGATCTGCGTAACCCTTCTTTGCACCAGGTGTTTTCCGTACCCAATCATATCGGGCTTAGCAGTGTGCTGTCCAATCAGTACGGTGTGGAAGAAGTGCTCAGAGAGAGCTATATCGATAATCTTCAGTTATTCACTTCCGGCCCAATTCCGCCAAACCCTTCCGAGATGATCGGTTCCAACCGGATGAAGAGGCTGATGGAGAAGTTAGAGGATCAATATGATGTCATCATGTTTGACACACCACCGGTGCTCGCAGTAACGGATGCGCTCATTGTGAGTTCGCTGTGTGATGGTGTGCTGCTGGTCGTGAACTCAGGCAAGGTCAAGAAGGAATTGGTGAAGAAGACCAAGGCTGCTCTGGAGCATGTGAATGCACGAATCCTGGGCGCAATCCTGAACAATATCAAAAACGTTGCAGTTCCGGTGGGTTACGGAGAGAAATAA
- a CDS encoding helix-turn-helix domain-containing protein — MSYGNRIAELREQRGLTQEELASSIHITRAALSHYEKNRRKPDFEVLTRLADIFDVSIDYLIGRTKQSDVVMDEDVREFVDTLELSDKEVLERFDLMIDGKSLTEEEARRFIAFVRMERSMD; from the coding sequence ATGAGCTACGGAAATCGCATTGCTGAATTACGGGAACAGCGGGGACTTACTCAAGAAGAACTTGCGAGCTCCATTCATATTACCAGAGCTGCTCTCTCCCACTACGAGAAGAACCGACGTAAACCGGACTTCGAAGTGTTAACGAGACTTGCTGACATCTTTGATGTGTCTATTGATTATCTTATAGGACGTACGAAGCAAAGCGATGTCGTGATGGATGAGGACGTACGTGAATTCGTTGATACCTTGGAGTTATCGGACAAAGAAGTGTTAGAACGCTTCGATCTGATGATTGATGGGAAGTCCTTAACGGAAGAAGAGGCACGTCGTTTTATTGCGTTTGTCCGCATGGAACGCAGCATGGACTAA
- the pssE gene encoding PssE/Cps14G family polysaccharide biosynthesis glycosyltransferase: MIFAIVGTQRFPFNRMFELIDEAIEAGIIEEEVIAQSGYTEYQPRNFTAIPFLTQEEMNGYVQRSRCIITHAGVGSITNCLERGKPVIVIPRRKEWGEHVDDHQLEISKVFQENGYVAVAESQAELQKLVPCIEQQTFQPYVRKQSDLISSIKNYVNSL; encoded by the coding sequence TTGATATTTGCTATTGTTGGAACCCAGCGCTTTCCCTTCAATCGCATGTTCGAGCTTATTGATGAGGCGATTGAGGCTGGAATTATTGAAGAGGAAGTTATTGCCCAGTCGGGATATACGGAGTATCAGCCGCGAAACTTCACTGCAATTCCTTTCCTGACGCAGGAAGAGATGAATGGATATGTGCAGCGCAGCAGATGTATTATCACTCATGCGGGTGTTGGCTCCATCACGAATTGTCTCGAACGCGGCAAGCCGGTGATCGTCATTCCGCGCCGGAAAGAGTGGGGTGAACATGTTGATGATCATCAACTTGAGATTTCTAAGGTTTTTCAGGAGAACGGCTATGTTGCCGTTGCAGAGAGTCAGGCTGAATTACAAAAACTGGTTCCTTGCATAGAGCAGCAGACGTTCCAGCCTTATGTGAGAAAACAGTCTGATCTGATCTCGTCCATCAAAAATTACGTGAATAGTCTGTAA
- a CDS encoding glycosyltransferase family 4 protein, producing the protein MKPKVLVVGSSLKDMGGIVSVIKNIEDSSISDMYAMQRVETYITGSVFSRLLIFIRGFIQFWMKLYTFKPDIVHIHMANNGSFYRKSLFLLTARKLFRKSVILHIHAASFDDFYNRFALQRKYCHYILNQADKLIVLSQTWKEYFVTIVPETAIEVLYNGVFVKEPFAKEQKAAVNALFMGRLGERKGVYDLLQSIQQLKALGVTATFNLAGDGEVEEVKALVQQYGIEERVNVLGWINGEQKEKLMREADLLVLPSYHEGLPMAILEAMNCGLPIISTNVGGIPEVITSGHNGLLIEPGDVHGLTSALEYLITDEEIRARMGSYNRAIISDRFDMNLLVGRLSGIYDALQVKVS; encoded by the coding sequence ATGAAACCAAAAGTATTGGTTGTTGGATCATCCTTGAAGGATATGGGTGGAATTGTGAGTGTAATCAAAAACATTGAGGATTCTTCCATCTCTGATATGTATGCCATGCAGCGGGTGGAAACGTATATCACGGGCAGCGTGTTCTCACGGCTGCTTATTTTTATACGGGGATTCATTCAATTCTGGATGAAGCTGTACACGTTCAAGCCGGATATTGTTCATATTCATATGGCGAACAACGGGAGCTTTTATCGGAAGTCACTATTCCTGCTAACCGCAAGAAAATTGTTTCGAAAGTCAGTCATTCTGCATATTCATGCGGCCAGCTTTGATGATTTCTACAATCGATTCGCCCTGCAGCGCAAGTATTGTCACTACATTTTGAATCAAGCCGATAAATTGATTGTCTTATCCCAGACGTGGAAAGAATACTTTGTCACGATTGTTCCGGAGACAGCTATTGAGGTGCTCTATAACGGAGTCTTTGTGAAAGAGCCCTTTGCGAAGGAGCAGAAGGCGGCAGTTAATGCTCTCTTCATGGGAAGACTGGGTGAGCGAAAAGGCGTCTATGATCTGCTTCAGTCTATTCAGCAATTAAAGGCGCTGGGCGTTACAGCTACCTTCAATCTGGCGGGGGATGGCGAAGTCGAAGAGGTCAAAGCGCTTGTACAGCAGTATGGAATTGAAGAGCGTGTCAACGTACTCGGCTGGATTAACGGAGAGCAAAAGGAAAAGCTGATGCGGGAAGCGGATCTGCTGGTCCTGCCTTCTTATCATGAGGGATTACCTATGGCCATACTTGAAGCAATGAATTGTGGCTTGCCCATTATATCGACCAACGTCGGAGGCATCCCCGAAGTGATTACATCCGGTCATAATGGGCTGTTAATCGAGCCGGGAGATGTGCACGGGCTAACATCAGCACTGGAATATCTCATTACGGATGAAGAGATTAGAGCAAGAATGGGTTCATATAACAGAGCGATTATATCGGATAGGTTCGATATGAATCTTCTCGTAGGCAGGCTGTCAGGAATATATGATGCACTTCAAGTGAAGGTATCCTAG
- the galU gene encoding UTP--glucose-1-phosphate uridylyltransferase GalU: MKKVRKAIIPAAGLGTRFLPATKAMPKEMLPIVDKPTIQYIVEEAIASGIEDIIIVTGKGKRAIEDHFDNAFELEHNLLEKGKLGLLEEVRKSSNVDIHYIRQKEAKGLGHAVWCARNFIGDEPFAVLLGDDIVVSEVPCTKQLIDQYDQVQHSIVGVQTVLAEQTDRYGIVDPLQSDGRLTEVLRFVEKPAQGTAPSNLAIMGRYVLSPEIFEHLEQQEIGQGGEIQLTDAIQRLNETQGVYAYDFEGVRYDVGEKLGFILTTIDFALQKQELRIPMLQALQHILEKESVEYAAGGEFE, translated from the coding sequence ATGAAAAAAGTGAGAAAAGCAATCATTCCTGCAGCTGGACTGGGTACACGTTTTTTGCCAGCCACGAAAGCGATGCCCAAAGAAATGCTCCCTATTGTGGACAAACCAACTATACAGTATATCGTTGAGGAAGCCATTGCCTCTGGAATTGAAGACATTATCATCGTAACAGGTAAAGGGAAGCGCGCGATTGAAGATCATTTCGACAACGCTTTTGAACTGGAACATAACTTGCTGGAAAAAGGGAAGCTGGGCCTGCTTGAAGAGGTTCGCAAATCCTCTAACGTGGATATCCACTACATAAGACAAAAAGAGGCCAAAGGACTTGGTCATGCTGTCTGGTGTGCACGTAACTTTATCGGTGACGAACCTTTTGCCGTGTTGCTCGGAGATGATATCGTCGTATCGGAAGTGCCATGCACCAAACAATTGATTGATCAATATGATCAGGTTCAACATTCCATTGTTGGCGTACAAACCGTACTTGCTGAACAAACAGACAGATACGGTATTGTGGACCCGCTTCAATCGGATGGCCGTTTGACAGAGGTTCTCAGGTTCGTAGAGAAACCTGCCCAAGGCACAGCGCCTTCCAACCTGGCGATTATGGGGAGATACGTACTGAGTCCAGAGATTTTCGAACATCTGGAACAACAAGAGATTGGTCAAGGGGGAGAGATTCAATTAACAGATGCGATTCAGCGTTTAAATGAGACACAAGGAGTGTATGCTTACGATTTCGAGGGAGTACGTTATGACGTGGGAGAGAAACTGGGATTCATTCTGACAACCATCGACTTCGCTCTGCAAAAACAGGAGCTTAGAATTCCAATGCTGCAAGCACTGCAACATATTTTGGAAAAAGAGTCGGTAGAATATGCAGCCGGGGGGGAGTTTGAATGA
- a CDS encoding glycosyltransferase: MMKVTVAICTYNRAHDVVEAIRSAIQQNYASSDYEIILIDNNSKDNTREIVLQTILQHETHSIRYVLEEKQGLSVARNRAIHEARGEYILFLDDDAFACRDWIRQIVSVFEMSEDIGCVGGKIDPIWEVPEPMWIPPENRSLFTILDFADEVTEMKSPYIPFGANVAFRLSVFEQLAPFREDLGRVGNNLLSSEESELIARIRTKFKVYYTPYGAVQHKVAKERTTKNWFLRRIYWQGVSDAIRDQDRGVVRTAKHGIKLAQGITTSLIYIYNADRFTRQLAKVCYRNGMIVGSLRQNSKG, translated from the coding sequence ATGATGAAGGTAACCGTCGCGATCTGTACGTATAACCGTGCACATGATGTGGTAGAGGCGATACGAAGTGCAATACAACAGAATTACGCAAGCAGCGACTATGAGATCATACTGATTGATAATAATTCGAAAGATAACACACGGGAAATCGTGCTTCAAACGATCTTGCAGCATGAGACCCATTCGATCCGGTATGTGTTGGAAGAAAAGCAAGGCTTGTCTGTAGCCCGTAACCGGGCCATTCACGAGGCGCGCGGCGAGTATATCCTGTTTCTTGACGATGATGCCTTTGCTTGCAGGGATTGGATTCGCCAGATCGTTAGTGTGTTTGAGATGAGTGAAGATATCGGATGTGTCGGTGGCAAGATTGATCCGATCTGGGAAGTACCAGAACCGATGTGGATTCCACCCGAGAATAGGTCGCTGTTCACCATTCTGGATTTTGCAGATGAAGTCACTGAAATGAAAAGCCCCTATATTCCATTTGGTGCGAATGTGGCTTTTCGGTTATCCGTCTTTGAACAACTGGCTCCCTTCCGTGAAGACCTTGGAAGAGTGGGCAACAATCTTCTCTCCAGTGAAGAGAGTGAGTTAATTGCAAGAATACGGACAAAGTTCAAGGTATATTACACGCCGTATGGGGCAGTACAACATAAAGTAGCCAAAGAGCGAACGACGAAGAACTGGTTTCTGCGCCGAATCTATTGGCAGGGTGTGAGTGATGCCATTCGTGATCAGGATCGTGGTGTTGTGCGTACGGCCAAACATGGCATCAAGCTGGCACAGGGGATAACAACTTCTCTGATCTACATCTATAATGCAGATCGGTTCACACGTCAGCTTGCCAAAGTATGTTACCGAAACGGCATGATTGTTGGGTCGCTTCGTCAAAACAGTAAGGGATGA
- a CDS encoding Wzz/FepE/Etk N-terminal domain-containing protein codes for MKVELKGYFRLLQKKLWLIVAIALVAGVGAGVKSIFFTQPIYEASSKLIVNQTSNVQGQAMMDFSMIQTNIKLINSYREIIKSSAIMDKVASTYPDLGLTSAQLMNSTSVSTASESQVMSITVQGTSYEKAAKTVNAISNVFQSQIPLIMKIDNVAILSEAKVDSNASPINMKTTLSIIVSLFAGFVLAIALVFLMDYLDDTFKSETELEKELGLPVLTVISKMKKDDLKNTKNYVSQQKVGDGKYVTANQ; via the coding sequence ATGAAAGTGGAACTGAAAGGATATTTTCGACTCTTACAAAAGAAACTGTGGTTGATTGTTGCAATTGCTCTGGTAGCGGGTGTGGGTGCAGGGGTCAAAAGTATTTTCTTCACCCAACCGATCTATGAGGCGAGTTCCAAGCTTATCGTGAACCAGACCTCCAATGTTCAAGGCCAGGCGATGATGGACTTCAGCATGATTCAAACCAATATCAAACTCATTAACTCCTACAGAGAAATTATTAAATCTTCAGCCATTATGGATAAAGTGGCTTCCACGTATCCAGACCTTGGCTTAACCTCAGCACAGCTCATGAATAGCACCTCCGTCTCTACAGCCAGCGAATCCCAAGTGATGAGCATAACTGTACAGGGGACTTCCTACGAAAAAGCCGCAAAAACGGTCAATGCCATCTCCAACGTGTTCCAATCTCAAATCCCCCTAATCATGAAAATCGATAATGTCGCTATCCTCAGCGAAGCCAAAGTGGATAGTAACGCATCTCCAATTAATATGAAAACCACATTAAGCATCATTGTCAGTCTGTTCGCAGGTTTTGTGCTCGCGATTGCACTTGTATTCCTGATGGATTATCTGGATGACACATTCAAATCCGAGACTGAACTTGAAAAAGAACTGGGCCTGCCTGTGCTTACGGTGATATCCAAGATGAAAAAAGATGATCTGAAAAATACGAAAAATTACGTATCTCAACAGAAAGTGGGGGATGGCAAATATGTCACGGCTAACCAATGA
- a CDS encoding sugar transferase gives MDPSLGYNASTMSGQNADKVYLFMKRMLDLLGSFIGLIILCPLFAVIGILIKIEAPQGSVFFRQVRVGQNGKEFHMYKFRSMVANAEDLLEQLIDQNEVNGNMFKMKNDPRITRIGKFIRKTSLDELPQLWNVFRGEMSLVGPRPALPREVKNYTSYDRQRLQMIPGCTGLWQVSGRNSVGFEEMVELDLTYARERSMMVDIKIIFRTFKVLVGSKDAF, from the coding sequence ATGGACCCAAGTCTGGGGTACAATGCATCAACGATGTCAGGACAAAATGCGGATAAAGTGTATCTATTTATGAAAAGAATGCTCGATTTGCTGGGTTCTTTCATAGGTTTGATCATTTTGTGCCCCTTGTTTGCGGTCATCGGAATACTAATCAAAATCGAGGCCCCTCAGGGGTCTGTTTTTTTTCGTCAGGTACGGGTTGGACAGAATGGGAAAGAGTTTCATATGTACAAATTCAGGTCCATGGTTGCGAATGCTGAAGATTTGCTGGAACAACTGATTGATCAGAATGAAGTGAACGGGAATATGTTCAAAATGAAAAACGACCCCCGCATTACCCGCATTGGCAAGTTCATTCGGAAGACCAGTCTGGATGAGCTGCCCCAGTTGTGGAACGTGTTCAGAGGTGAGATGAGTCTCGTTGGACCCAGACCAGCTCTGCCCAGAGAAGTGAAGAACTACACTTCCTATGACAGACAACGCCTGCAGATGATCCCGGGATGTACGGGATTATGGCAAGTCAGCGGTCGCAATAGTGTTGGGTTTGAAGAAATGGTAGAGCTGGATCTGACGTATGCCCGTGAACGCAGCATGATGGTGGATATCAAAATTATCTTCAGAACGTTCAAGGTGCTGGTAGGTTCGAAGGATGCGTTTTGA
- a CDS encoding CpsB/CapC family capsule biosynthesis tyrosine phosphatase, producing MVEMHCHILSGLDDGPVRMEQSVAMAEKAAASGITSIIATPHHLNGQYNNEPMVVNQAVNLLHAELHKRNIRLEIRPGQEIRVHDNLIGDLYAGKCCTLAGSRYMLLELPFGHIPSQFPRILHELRIAGITPIIAHPERNRIILKKPKLLADYLSQGGLCQLTAQSFTGLFGRKVRQWCFHFCKENGFHFISSDAHDTCKRTFAISEGERVIERRFGAEAVKRLAENASHILSNSCLVTERWKPRKWLLSIW from the coding sequence ATGGTTGAAATGCACTGCCACATATTATCCGGTCTGGATGATGGTCCTGTTCGAATGGAGCAGTCCGTTGCGATGGCTGAGAAGGCGGCAGCCTCTGGAATCACCTCCATTATTGCTACTCCGCATCACCTGAACGGGCAATACAACAATGAACCGATGGTGGTTAATCAGGCCGTGAACCTGCTACATGCAGAACTTCACAAACGTAACATTCGCCTGGAGATCCGTCCCGGACAGGAGATCAGGGTGCATGACAACCTGATTGGAGACTTATATGCAGGAAAGTGCTGCACACTCGCCGGAAGTCGTTACATGTTGCTGGAACTGCCCTTTGGTCATATTCCCTCACAGTTCCCCAGGATACTGCATGAATTACGAATAGCGGGAATTACCCCTATCATTGCTCATCCGGAACGCAATCGTATCATTTTGAAGAAGCCAAAGTTGTTGGCGGATTATTTGAGTCAAGGCGGGCTATGTCAGCTTACGGCTCAATCTTTCACTGGGCTTTTCGGACGGAAAGTTCGGCAGTGGTGTTTTCATTTTTGTAAAGAAAACGGGTTTCATTTCATTTCATCAGATGCACATGATACGTGCAAAAGGACATTTGCCATAAGTGAAGGGGAGCGGGTGATTGAGCGTCGTTTTGGAGCTGAGGCCGTTAAGAGGCTTGCAGAGAATGCGTCGCACATCCTATCGAATTCGTGTCTTGTCACAGAACGCTGGAAACCTCGCAAATGGCTACTGTCCATCTGGTAG
- the pssD gene encoding PssD/Cps14F family polysaccharide biosynthesis glycosyltransferase produces the protein MKVCLISSTGGHFDELTKIIPAVEEHDYFLITEKNKSRKVDSSQGKIYFLMQQERKNAMFLLIFMANIIKSFFLYLRERPKVIITTGAGATYPFCLIGKIFGAKLIYIESYAKIYSSSATGRLMYKISDEFFIQWETLQDSYPNAKYRGALF, from the coding sequence ATGAAGGTCTGTTTGATCAGTTCTACAGGCGGTCATTTTGATGAATTGACCAAGATTATACCTGCGGTTGAAGAACATGATTATTTCCTGATTACCGAGAAGAACAAAAGCAGAAAAGTAGATTCATCTCAGGGCAAAATATACTTCTTAATGCAGCAAGAGCGTAAGAATGCGATGTTTCTGCTGATTTTTATGGCTAACATTATCAAATCATTCTTTTTATATCTGCGCGAGCGTCCAAAGGTCATCATTACGACAGGGGCAGGGGCCACATATCCATTTTGCCTCATCGGTAAAATCTTCGGTGCCAAGCTGATTTATATCGAAAGTTATGCCAAAATCTATTCCTCCAGCGCAACCGGGAGATTGATGTACAAAATCTCGGATGAGTTCTTTATCCAGTGGGAAACGTTGCAGGATAGCTATCCCAATGCAAAATACAGGGGGGCTTTATTTTGA